A stretch of the Candidatus Latescibacter sp. genome encodes the following:
- a CDS encoding HAMP domain-containing sensor histidine kinase → METSIYKRKRIPFLFLLGIGLPSLLLGYLAFRGIQNDQALLEKERLNEHSRIAEQITKMIEKNIFEVEQTFLYTITEHQELYQPALTRSLDSLKHRKPLVEEVFFFENLEKIKLPDAKLLFLPNGSIQSISSPSRTPAIVKKPRIGQQLEFQQKNYQKALASYQQEFKQVSGPHMKGELLSAIARVQKKSGLFRDAIKTYEAIAQDYSHAQTAGGVPLGLAARLELSSLSLSNNDTLSAIKTFFDLYKDLLGGEWTLEKDQYDFFSQDIKESIDAIISKASLDAPLQPYKSAFTMLKGEEKNQRRITERLLAFQENTAADLKEKVSRNLEEPRSSARRFTLESGGHTYLVSLLSQYTRNGNQVNGIWGILLDADYLKDILLQQVLQSHVYSEKTGWIVKGMDGKTILKSEKPPSGSITVRTNFEGNFPPWLMEFHQQDPHLFETFIHSRQGIYFYMFFLIAGILIFGLIFTIRAVNHELELAKMKSDFVSTVSHEFKSPLTSIRQLAEMLKAGRVPSDERRQRYYDVLVEQSERLSLLIDNILDFAKIEGDRKKFDFEMADIGTLLQEIVSTIQDRVRHKGFVIQVEIVKPLPSMKVDRAAITQAINNLIDNAIKYSGEAQKVFVRAFTENQYLIIAVKDFGVGIKKEEIDKVFERFYRGGDELTRTVKGSGLGLTLVKQIVESHHGNVHVESEPGRGSTFSIRLPLQKRENE, encoded by the coding sequence ATGGAAACATCGATATATAAACGCAAAAGGATACCTTTTCTCTTTTTGCTTGGTATAGGATTACCCAGCTTGCTTCTTGGCTATCTGGCTTTTAGAGGCATTCAGAATGATCAGGCGCTGTTGGAAAAGGAGAGGTTAAATGAACATAGCAGAATAGCAGAACAAATCACCAAGATGATAGAAAAAAATATTTTTGAAGTAGAGCAGACTTTTTTATACACCATCACTGAACATCAGGAGCTCTATCAACCCGCTCTAACCCGTTCACTGGATAGCTTAAAACACCGGAAACCCTTAGTAGAGGAGGTCTTTTTTTTCGAAAACTTGGAGAAAATTAAACTCCCTGACGCAAAGCTTTTGTTTCTTCCCAACGGCAGCATACAATCCATCTCTTCTCCGTCTCGAACCCCCGCTATCGTGAAAAAACCACGAATAGGACAACAATTAGAATTTCAACAGAAAAATTATCAAAAAGCCCTTGCCAGTTACCAACAGGAATTTAAACAAGTTTCCGGCCCTCACATGAAAGGAGAATTGCTCAGCGCAATTGCCAGAGTTCAAAAAAAATCAGGACTTTTCCGGGATGCCATAAAAACATATGAGGCAATAGCGCAAGATTACAGCCATGCCCAAACGGCGGGTGGAGTGCCATTGGGATTGGCAGCTCGATTAGAACTCAGCTCTTTATCTCTTTCTAACAATGATACTTTAAGCGCCATAAAAACATTCTTTGATTTATACAAAGATCTTCTTGGCGGGGAATGGACGCTGGAAAAAGATCAATATGACTTTTTTTCACAGGATATAAAAGAATCGATTGATGCTATCATTTCAAAGGCATCGTTAGATGCACCGTTGCAACCATACAAAAGTGCTTTTACAATGTTGAAAGGAGAGGAAAAAAACCAAAGGAGAATCACGGAGAGATTACTCGCATTCCAGGAAAATACAGCAGCAGATTTGAAGGAAAAAGTCTCTCGAAATTTGGAAGAACCTCGAAGTTCAGCCAGGCGATTTACACTGGAGAGCGGAGGGCACACATATCTTGTTTCTTTGTTGAGCCAATACACAAGAAATGGAAACCAGGTTAATGGAATTTGGGGGATCTTGCTCGATGCCGACTATCTCAAAGATATCCTTCTCCAGCAAGTATTGCAGAGTCATGTTTATTCTGAAAAAACCGGATGGATTGTAAAAGGAATGGATGGTAAAACCATTTTGAAGTCAGAGAAACCACCTTCAGGTTCTATCACCGTCAGAACAAATTTTGAAGGGAACTTTCCTCCCTGGTTAATGGAGTTCCATCAACAAGACCCGCATCTTTTCGAGACTTTTATTCATTCACGGCAAGGCATTTATTTCTACATGTTTTTTCTCATTGCGGGTATTCTGATATTCGGTTTGATATTTACCATTCGCGCCGTTAACCATGAACTAGAACTTGCAAAAATGAAATCCGATTTTGTTTCTACTGTCTCCCATGAATTCAAAAGTCCGTTAACTTCTATTCGACAGTTGGCAGAGATGCTTAAAGCGGGACGGGTACCCTCCGATGAGCGCCGACAGCGGTATTATGATGTTCTTGTAGAACAAAGTGAAAGACTTTCTTTACTCATTGACAACATTTTAGATTTTGCTAAAATTGAAGGAGATAGAAAAAAATTTGATTTTGAGATGGCTGATATTGGCACACTATTGCAAGAGATTGTATCGACCATTCAAGATCGGGTTCGTCATAAAGGTTTCGTTATTCAGGTAGAAATAGTCAAGCCTCTGCCATCGATGAAGGTGGACAGAGCAGCTATAACACAGGCGATTAATAATCTGATAGATAATGCTATCAAATATTCTGGCGAAGCCCAAAAGGTGTTTGTTCGTGCATTTACGGAAAATCAATATCTGATTATCGCTGTAAAAGACTTCGGCGTTGGTATAAAGAAAGAAGAAATTGATAAAGTGTTTGAACGCTTCTATCGTGGAGGTGACGAGTTGACGCGGACTGTTAAGGGCAGTGGGCTTGGATTGACTTTAGTCAAACAAATTGTGGAATCCCATCATGGTAACGTTCATGTTGAAAGCGAGCCTGGACGCGGTAGCACATTTTCGATAAGGCTTCCCCTTCAAAAAAGAGAGAATGAATGA